A window of Belonocnema kinseyi isolate 2016_QV_RU_SX_M_011 chromosome 9, B_treatae_v1, whole genome shotgun sequence contains these coding sequences:
- the LOC117179516 gene encoding uncharacterized protein LOC117179516, which produces MNDNCDGLRIVNLKELGTNMKCKKCKRVLDLQKVSKERLIGCHSVLTIHCESCDVFTQVNTAKVVNKDISEVNAGLVLGAMHSGAGQTSLDKILACANAPPKSNYLLKNYEKLIGKIMEDEAKASCQRAAIEERELVIKNIKKLIQEL; this is translated from the exons ATGAATGATAATTGTGATGGATTACGCattgtgaatttaaaagaattgggaacaaatatgaaatgtaaaaagtgtaaacGAGTTTTGGATTTGCAAAAAGTATCAAAAGAAAGATTGATTGGCTGTCACTCAGTTCTTACTATTCATTGCGAATCATGTGATGTTTTTACACAAGTCAACACAGCTAAAGTAGTAAACAAAGATATCTCTGAAGTGAATGCTGGGTTAGTTCTTG GCGCCATGCATTCTGGAGCTGGACAAACGAGTTTGGATAAAATACTTGCTTGCGCCAACGCGCCTCCAAAATCTAATTATCTgttgaagaattatgagaaattaattggaaaaattatgGAGGATGAGGCCAAAGCTAGTTGTCAACGGGCAGCAATTGAAGAGCGGGAActtgtcataaaaaatattaagaaactcATACAAGAATTGTAA
- the LOC117179514 gene encoding vesicle transport protein USE1 isoform X2 produces the protein MDSDILHAKFGISDNEEYVKRVEFLKGIIGTSMLKDTVEKVVATQMIPSVMYSTTEPMGPNIMSQIHQKTSSKYNQELRSELFKPPGHSEKMEHQLLNSDQNAVDLDAVLKYNRNMQEKIANNMLLMTTSMREHATIVSGIIRRDIRSLEKSNNLTVVHETSLKSESLKLEEHTKSNWRCWVWLMVAFVLVVFFNMVLFMKVTRKKV, from the exons AGTATGTTAAACGAGTAGAATTTTTGAAAGGAATAATTGGCACTTCAATGTTGAAAGATACAGTGGAAAAAGTAGTAGCAACTCAAATGATTCCTTCAGTTATGTATTCTACGACTGAACCGATGGGTCCTAATATAATGTCGCAAATACATCAGAAAACAAGTTCCAAATATAATCAAGAATTACGTTCGGAATTATTTAAACCTCCAG GacattcagaaaaaatggaaCATCAGTTACTGAATTCAGATCAAAATGCTGTTGATTTGGACGCAGTATTAAAATATAACCGCAACATGCAGGAAAAAATTGCCAATAATATGCTCTTAATGACTACAAGCATGAGAGAACACGCAACAATAGTAAGTGGTATTATTCGAAGAGACATCAGATCATTAGAAAAAAGCAATAATCTCACGGTCGTTCACGAAACAAGTCTAAAATCTGAGTCTCTTAAACTTGAAGAGCACACCAAGTCTAATTGGAGATGCTGGGTTTGGCTGATGGTTGCGTTCGTCTTAGTAGTTTTTTTCA ataTGGTGCTCTTTATGAAGGTGAcgagaaaaaaggtttaa